From the genome of Alosa alosa isolate M-15738 ecotype Scorff River chromosome 20, AALO_Geno_1.1, whole genome shotgun sequence, one region includes:
- the LOC125285475 gene encoding secretagogin-like, with protein MDSTLENLDAASFLQIWKHFDFDDNGFIEGKELNEFFRYLMNKLGLSEEETEVKLHRLKENFMSLYDSSMDGRLQIQEVANMLLPEDENFLLLFRRETPLNSSVEFMRIWRNYDVDGSGYISSGELQGFLHDLFLQHKKEISSDKLQEYTDAMMLLFDKNRDGHLDLNDLARILALKENFLLKFEMEACTQEERKRDFEKIFAHYDVSKTGALEGPEVDGFVKDMMELVKPDLTGGDLDKFRKALLSHCDVNGDGMIQKNELALCLGLKINS; from the exons GCTTTATTGAGGGAAAAGAGCTGAACGAGTTTTTCCGATATCTAATGAATAAGCTTGGGCTAAGC gaggaagagacagaggtcAAATTGCATCGATTGAAAGAAAACTTCATGTCTTTATATGACTCAAGCATGGACGGTCGCCTGCAGATACAAGAG GTGGCTAACATGCTTCTACCAGAGGATGAAAACTTCTTGCTCCTGTTCCGCAGGGAGACTCCGCTGAATAGTAGTGTGGAATTCATGAGG ATTTGGAGGAACTATGATGTAGATGGTAGTGGTTACATTTCATCTGGAGAACTACAG GGTTTCCTGCATGATCTCTTTCTGCAACACAAGAAGGAAATTTCCTCAGACAAACTCCAGGAGTACACTGATGCCATG ATGCTGTTGTTTGATAAGAACAGAGATGGCCATCTGGATTTGAATGATTTAGCCAG AATTCTGGCACTTAAGGAGAATTTCCTTTTGAAGTTTGAGATGGAG GCCTGCACtcaagaagagagaaaaagggatttTGAGAAGATATTTGCTCACTATGATGTG AGTAAGACTGGAGCTTTAGAGGGACCAGAGGTGGATGGTTTTGTGAAAGACATGATGGAGCTTGTGAAG CCGGACTTAACTGGAGGGGACCTGGACAAGTTCCGGAAGGCTTTGCTGAGCCATTGTGATGTCAACGGGGACGGAATGATTCAGAAGAATGAGCTGGCGCTGTGTCTAGGGCTCAAGATCAATTCTTAA